The Haemophilus parainfluenzae genome window below encodes:
- a CDS encoding OmpH family outer membrane protein yields the protein MKNVVKVTALSLGLALASGFASADENIAFINAGYLFQNHPDRQAVADKLDAEFKPMADKLAASKKEIDDKIVASRKKVEEKVAALQKDAPRLRQAEIQKRQEEITKFGSDEEAALNKLMQEQDKKVAEFQELNEKRQTEERGKLLESIQVATNNLAKAKGYTYVLDANSVVFAIDGKDITEEVLKSIPATEKAAPVKTEEKK from the coding sequence ATGAAAAACGTAGTAAAAGTTACCGCACTTTCTTTAGGTCTTGCACTTGCATCAGGTTTTGCTTCTGCAGATGAAAATATCGCATTCATCAACGCGGGTTATTTATTTCAAAATCACCCAGATCGTCAAGCTGTAGCAGATAAGTTAGATGCAGAATTCAAACCAATGGCGGATAAACTTGCTGCAAGTAAGAAAGAAATTGATGACAAAATTGTAGCATCTCGTAAAAAAGTAGAAGAAAAAGTTGCAGCTTTACAAAAAGATGCACCTCGTTTACGTCAAGCTGAAATTCAAAAACGCCAAGAAGAAATCACTAAATTTGGTTCAGATGAAGAAGCTGCATTAAATAAATTAATGCAAGAGCAAGATAAAAAAGTGGCAGAGTTCCAAGAGTTAAACGAAAAACGTCAAACTGAAGAGCGTGGTAAATTATTAGAAAGCATTCAAGTTGCAACTAATAATTTAGCAAAAGCAAAAGGTTATACTTATGTTCTAGATGCTAACTCTGTAGTCTTTGCAATAGATGGTAAAGATATTACTGAAGAAGTATTAAAATCTATTCCAGCAACTGAAAAAGCAGCTCCAGTAAAAACTGAAGAGAAAAAATAA
- the uppS gene encoding polyprenyl diphosphate synthase — MKELDNNNIPEHVAIIMDGNGRWAKQQNKLRIFGHTNGVAAVRRAVSYARQTGVKFLTLYAFSSENWNRPEQEVSALMTLFMQALDREVKKLHKNNIRLKIIGDVSRFSEKLQEKIAKAENLTENNTALTLNIAANYGGCWDIVQATQQLAEKVKDNEISVSDINESLFQQHLVTQDEPPVDLLIRTSGEQRISNFLLWQIAYAELCFLDVLWPDFSEKDFNQAIACYQQRHRRFGGTE; from the coding sequence ATGAAAGAACTTGATAACAATAATATTCCCGAACACGTTGCCATCATAATGGATGGTAATGGGCGCTGGGCGAAGCAACAAAATAAGCTGCGTATTTTTGGCCATACAAATGGTGTGGCAGCAGTGCGCCGTGCGGTGAGTTATGCACGACAAACTGGTGTTAAATTTTTGACGTTATATGCATTTAGCAGCGAAAACTGGAATCGTCCCGAGCAAGAAGTGAGCGCTTTAATGACACTCTTTATGCAAGCGCTTGATCGAGAAGTCAAAAAATTACACAAAAATAATATTCGTTTAAAGATTATCGGTGATGTTTCTCGTTTTAGTGAAAAATTGCAAGAGAAGATCGCAAAAGCAGAAAATTTAACGGAAAATAATACCGCACTTACCTTAAATATTGCGGCGAATTATGGTGGTTGTTGGGATATTGTTCAAGCGACCCAACAATTAGCTGAAAAAGTAAAAGATAATGAGATTTCGGTGAGTGATATTAATGAATCACTTTTCCAGCAACATTTAGTCACACAAGATGAGCCGCCAGTCGATTTATTAATTCGCACAAGCGGTGAGCAGCGTATTAGCAATTTCTTGCTTTGGCAAATTGCGTATGCGGAATTGTGTTTTTTAGATGTGCTTTGGCCGGATTTTAGTGAAAAAGATTTTAATCAGGCTATTGCCTGCTATCAACAACGTCATCGCCGTTTTGGCGGGACAGAATAA
- the lpxD gene encoding UDP-3-O-(3-hydroxymyristoyl)glucosamine N-acyltransferase, producing MQKSYSLQELAAKVGGTLRGNADVVVNNIAALSKAEPNQLTFISNAKFRPLLAESKAGIVVVSEADVEFCSPESNLLIVKDPYVAYAVLAQYMDTTPKAAQNIHPSAVISEKASIGKNVSIGANAVIEEGVVLGDNVIIGAGCFVGKFTKIGEGTQLWANVSVYHEVEIGQNCLIQSGAVIGSDGFGYANDRGRWVKIPQVGQVIIGNNVEIGACTCIDRGALDATVIEDNVIIDNLCQIAHNVHIGTGTAVAGGVIMAGSLKVGRYCLIGGASVINGHMEICDKVTVTGMGMVMRPITEPGVYSSGIPLQTNKEWRKTAALTLGIDGMNKRLKALEKKLG from the coding sequence ATGCAAAAATCCTATTCTTTACAGGAATTAGCAGCAAAAGTCGGCGGTACCCTTCGCGGTAACGCCGACGTTGTCGTTAATAATATTGCCGCATTGTCAAAAGCAGAACCTAACCAGCTTACCTTCATTTCTAATGCAAAATTCCGTCCTTTATTAGCTGAATCTAAAGCAGGTATTGTTGTCGTGTCAGAAGCGGATGTGGAATTTTGCTCACCTGAAAGTAACTTACTTATCGTCAAAGATCCTTATGTTGCTTACGCCGTATTAGCTCAATATATGGATACCACTCCGAAAGCGGCTCAAAATATCCACCCAAGTGCTGTTATTTCTGAAAAAGCGTCAATTGGTAAAAATGTATCAATTGGTGCAAATGCCGTTATTGAAGAAGGTGTTGTATTAGGCGATAACGTGATTATTGGCGCGGGTTGTTTTGTGGGTAAATTCACAAAAATTGGTGAGGGTACACAGCTTTGGGCAAACGTAAGCGTTTATCATGAAGTAGAAATTGGACAAAATTGCTTAATTCAATCAGGAGCAGTCATCGGTAGTGATGGTTTCGGTTATGCGAATGATCGTGGTCGCTGGGTGAAAATTCCACAGGTAGGTCAAGTGATTATTGGTAATAATGTCGAAATCGGTGCTTGCACTTGTATTGATCGTGGTGCCTTAGATGCGACTGTCATTGAAGACAACGTCATTATTGATAATCTTTGTCAAATTGCCCATAACGTTCATATTGGTACAGGTACAGCGGTGGCTGGCGGTGTGATTATGGCGGGTAGCTTAAAAGTGGGCCGTTATTGTTTAATTGGCGGAGCAAGTGTGATTAATGGTCACATGGAAATCTGTGATAAAGTAACCGTGACAGGCATGGGCATGGTGATGCGTCCAATTACTGAGCCAGGCGTATACTCATCAGGTATACCATTACAAACCAATAAAGAGTGGCGAAAAACAGCCGCACTTACCTTGGGAATTGATGGTATGAATAAACGATTGAAAGCCCTAGAGAAAAAACTTGGTTAA
- the lpxB gene encoding lipid-A-disaccharide synthase has translation MIKENPTIAIVAGEVSGDILGAGLIQALKRYYPQAKFVGIGGERMIAQGFESFFDMEELSVMGLVEVLKHLPRLLKIRRSIIEQLSDIKPDVFIGIDAPDFNLTVELKLKEKGIKTIHYVSPSVWAWRQNRIYKIAKATHQVLAFLPFEKAFYDRFNVPCRFIGHTMADAIPLKPNRTEACQTLGIDEKGRYLAILVGSRGSEVGFLTEPFLKTALLLKEKYPDLQFLVPLVNEKRRQQFEEIRAQIAPDLDMHLIDGKARQVMIAAEATLLASGTAALEAMLCKSPMVVGYRMKPFTYFLGKRLVKTKYISLPNLLADEMLVPEMIQEDCEPQKLAEQLAQYLGDDESAVKSRSVLIQRFTELHKLIQCDADSQAAQAVIDLLEQKHD, from the coding sequence ATGATAAAAGAAAATCCGACTATTGCGATTGTTGCCGGTGAAGTATCTGGCGATATTCTTGGTGCAGGTCTCATTCAAGCGCTTAAACGCTACTATCCGCAAGCTAAGTTTGTCGGGATTGGCGGAGAGCGAATGATTGCTCAAGGTTTTGAAAGCTTTTTTGATATGGAAGAGCTCTCTGTCATGGGGCTAGTAGAGGTCCTCAAACATTTGCCCCGATTGCTAAAAATTCGTCGCAGTATTATCGAACAACTTTCTGATATTAAACCGGATGTATTTATCGGTATTGATGCACCGGATTTTAATCTTACTGTTGAACTGAAATTAAAAGAAAAAGGAATTAAAACCATTCATTACGTGAGTCCATCTGTCTGGGCTTGGCGTCAAAATCGTATTTATAAAATTGCTAAAGCAACCCATCAAGTATTAGCTTTTCTTCCTTTTGAAAAAGCCTTTTATGATCGTTTTAATGTGCCTTGTCGTTTTATTGGCCATACTATGGCAGATGCGATTCCATTAAAACCAAATAGAACGGAAGCTTGCCAAACCTTAGGTATTGATGAAAAAGGACGTTATCTTGCCATTTTAGTGGGAAGCCGTGGTAGCGAAGTCGGGTTTCTTACTGAACCATTTCTAAAAACTGCTTTGTTATTAAAAGAAAAATATCCAGACTTGCAGTTTTTAGTTCCTTTGGTGAATGAAAAACGTCGCCAGCAATTTGAGGAAATAAGGGCTCAGATTGCACCTGATCTCGATATGCATTTAATTGATGGTAAAGCACGCCAAGTGATGATTGCCGCCGAAGCGACTTTACTTGCTTCGGGTACCGCAGCGCTTGAGGCGATGTTGTGTAAATCACCAATGGTAGTGGGCTATCGAATGAAGCCGTTCACGTATTTCTTGGGAAAAAGATTAGTCAAAACAAAATATATTTCATTACCTAATTTATTAGCGGATGAAATGCTTGTACCAGAAATGATTCAAGAAGATTGCGAACCGCAAAAATTAGCAGAACAACTTGCTCAGTATTTGGGCGATGACGAAAGTGCGGTCAAATCTCGCAGTGTTTTAATTCAACGTTTTACTGAATTACACAAATTAATTCAATGTGATGCGGATAGCCAAGCCGCACAAGCTGTAATTGATTTATTGGAGCAAAAACATGACTGA
- the fabZ gene encoding 3-hydroxyacyl-ACP dehydratase FabZ: MSENRVSKVIEAKEIMTLLPHRYPFLLVDRVLDYKEGEWLKAIKNISVNEPCFTGHFPSEPILPGVLILEALAQAMGLLAFKTHELKGGELFYFAGIDEARFKRPVLPGDQMELNVQVIKERRGITAFTGIATVNGEVACEAKLMCARR; this comes from the coding sequence GTGTCAGAGAATCGAGTAAGTAAAGTGATTGAAGCAAAAGAAATTATGACCTTATTGCCACATCGTTATCCATTTTTATTAGTGGATCGCGTGTTGGACTACAAAGAAGGTGAGTGGTTAAAAGCAATTAAAAATATTAGTGTAAACGAACCTTGCTTTACTGGTCATTTCCCGAGTGAACCGATTTTACCTGGTGTGTTAATTCTTGAAGCTTTGGCACAAGCAATGGGATTGCTTGCATTTAAAACCCATGAATTAAAAGGTGGCGAATTATTCTATTTCGCAGGTATTGATGAGGCGCGTTTCAAACGCCCAGTATTACCTGGAGATCAAATGGAATTGAACGTTCAAGTGATTAAAGAACGTCGTGGTATTACAGCATTCACGGGTATTGCAACCGTAAACGGTGAAGTAGCTTGTGAAGCCAAATTAATGTGTGCTCGTCGATAA
- the rnhB gene encoding ribonuclease HII, giving the protein MTDFVYPEGYQVFAGVDEVGRGPLVGAVVTAAVILDPNNPIAGLTDSKKLSEKKRLALAAEIKEKALAWAMGRAEPAEIDELNILHASMLAMERAVKALKIQPHFVLVDGNRVPPNLDLPAQAVVKGDSLVAEISAASILAKVARDQEMEELDKKHPEYAFAQHKGYPTKLHLEKLAELGPLSEYRRSFSPVKKALGIEE; this is encoded by the coding sequence ATGACTGATTTTGTTTATCCTGAAGGTTATCAAGTATTTGCGGGCGTGGATGAAGTAGGACGTGGGCCTTTAGTAGGGGCAGTAGTAACGGCTGCAGTGATCTTAGATCCTAATAATCCGATTGCAGGTTTAACAGATTCTAAAAAGCTCAGTGAGAAAAAACGTCTTGCACTTGCAGCAGAAATTAAAGAGAAAGCCTTAGCTTGGGCAATGGGACGAGCAGAGCCAGCTGAGATCGATGAACTGAATATTCTTCATGCTTCCATGCTAGCGATGGAACGAGCAGTAAAAGCCTTAAAAATTCAACCGCACTTTGTGTTGGTGGATGGCAATCGTGTTCCGCCTAACCTTGATTTACCAGCTCAAGCGGTAGTGAAGGGGGATTCACTTGTCGCTGAAATTAGTGCTGCTTCTATTTTGGCAAAAGTTGCGCGAGATCAGGAAATGGAAGAGTTAGATAAAAAACACCCTGAATATGCCTTTGCTCAACATAAAGGGTATCCGACCAAATTACATTTAGAAAAATTAGCTGAGCTTGGTCCTTTATCAGAGTATCGTCGTAGTTTTTCACCCGTGAAGAAAGCATTAGGCATAGAAGAATAG
- the lpxA gene encoding acyl-ACP--UDP-N-acetylglucosamine O-acyltransferase: protein MIHPSAKIHPTALVADGAVIGEDVVIGPFCIIEGSVEIKARTVLNSHIVVKGDTVIGEDNQIYQFASIGEVNQDLKYKGEATKTIIGNGNRIREHVTIHRGTIQGGGVTRIGNNNLLMVNVHVAHDCQIKNNCILANNATLAGHVELDDFVIVGGMSAIHQFVIVGAHVMLGGGSMVSQDVPPYVMAQGNHAQPFGVNLEGLKRRGFDKPTMHAIRNVYKMIYRSGKTLEEVLPEIEQIAQTESAISFFVEFFKRSTRGIIR from the coding sequence ATGATCCACCCAAGTGCAAAAATTCACCCGACCGCGCTTGTCGCTGATGGCGCAGTTATTGGCGAAGATGTTGTTATCGGTCCTTTTTGTATTATTGAAGGAAGTGTTGAGATTAAAGCACGTACTGTTTTAAATTCTCACATTGTCGTGAAAGGTGACACCGTGATTGGTGAAGATAACCAGATTTATCAATTTGCCAGCATTGGTGAAGTAAACCAAGATTTAAAATATAAGGGTGAAGCAACAAAAACCATTATTGGTAATGGAAACCGTATTCGTGAGCATGTGACGATTCATCGCGGCACTATCCAAGGTGGTGGTGTAACACGTATTGGTAATAACAATTTACTCATGGTAAACGTACATGTTGCGCATGATTGCCAAATCAAGAACAACTGTATCTTAGCAAATAACGCAACACTTGCTGGTCATGTTGAATTAGACGATTTTGTGATTGTTGGTGGAATGTCTGCGATTCATCAATTTGTGATTGTAGGGGCACACGTTATGCTAGGTGGTGGTTCTATGGTTAGCCAAGATGTGCCACCTTATGTGATGGCTCAAGGTAACCATGCACAACCTTTTGGTGTTAACCTTGAAGGATTAAAACGTCGTGGTTTTGATAAACCAACCATGCATGCGATTCGTAACGTCTATAAAATGATTTACCGCAGTGGTAAAACCCTTGAAGAAGTATTGCCTGAAATTGAACAAATTGCACAAACTGAATCTGCAATTAGTTTCTTTGTGGAGTTCTTCAAACGTTCTACCCGTGGCATTATTCGCTAA
- the rseP gene encoding sigma E protease regulator RseP has product MSFLWSLGSFIVAIAVLVAVHEYGHFWAARKCGIKVHRFSIGFGKVIWRRTDKLGTEFAISAIPLGGYVKMLDGRNEEVPAELKSQAFESKSVAQRAFVIAAGPLANFIFAILAYWVIYSVGIPSVKPVIENVTPNSPAAMAQIEPNSQILAIDGKNTPDWETINLLLTDKLGSDSVELTLTPFGEDQPYQRTINLQNWTFEPDKETAFETLGINPVSSKVEMTLSKVVENSPAEKAGLLIGDKILSENSTALDWKAFVAQVQQGQPFTIKVERNQEIFNKTLQPEKNRDGKWFVGLSPTFLKVGEQYRTELKYGILDALQKGVEKTGQISWFIVKAIGKLFSGELSFSSLAGPISIAQGAGASSNAGVIYFLSFLALISVNLGIMNLFPLPVLDGGHLVFLAAEAIKGKPVSERVQNLSYRIGLIILLIQTIFVLFNDFLRL; this is encoded by the coding sequence ATGTCGTTTTTGTGGTCGCTTGGCTCATTTATTGTTGCAATTGCTGTGCTGGTTGCTGTACATGAATACGGTCACTTTTGGGCCGCAAGAAAGTGCGGTATTAAAGTTCATCGTTTTTCGATTGGCTTTGGTAAAGTGATTTGGCGACGCACAGATAAATTAGGCACTGAATTTGCGATTTCAGCCATTCCGCTTGGCGGTTATGTAAAAATGCTTGACGGGCGAAATGAAGAAGTTCCCGCAGAATTAAAATCGCAGGCATTTGAAAGTAAATCTGTTGCGCAACGTGCTTTTGTGATTGCTGCAGGTCCCCTTGCTAATTTTATTTTTGCGATTTTGGCATATTGGGTGATTTATTCTGTTGGGATTCCGAGTGTTAAACCGGTCATTGAAAACGTCACACCAAATTCTCCAGCTGCGATGGCTCAAATTGAACCGAATAGCCAGATTTTGGCAATTGATGGGAAGAATACCCCCGATTGGGAAACCATTAATTTATTGCTCACTGATAAGTTAGGTTCTGATTCGGTTGAACTCACATTAACGCCTTTTGGTGAAGACCAACCTTATCAACGAACCATTAATCTGCAAAATTGGACATTTGAACCAGATAAAGAAACAGCATTTGAAACATTAGGGATTAATCCCGTTTCAAGTAAAGTGGAGATGACATTATCAAAAGTGGTGGAAAACTCTCCAGCAGAAAAAGCGGGCTTATTGATTGGTGATAAAATTTTATCAGAAAATTCGACCGCACTTGACTGGAAAGCTTTTGTTGCACAGGTACAACAAGGTCAGCCTTTTACAATCAAGGTCGAACGTAATCAAGAAATTTTTAATAAAACCTTGCAACCTGAGAAGAATCGAGATGGTAAATGGTTTGTTGGGCTAAGTCCGACTTTCTTAAAAGTTGGCGAACAGTATCGAACTGAATTAAAATATGGTATTCTTGATGCCCTACAAAAGGGTGTGGAAAAAACAGGCCAAATTTCTTGGTTTATTGTGAAGGCAATCGGAAAATTATTTAGTGGCGAGCTTTCATTTTCCAGTTTGGCGGGGCCAATTTCAATTGCACAAGGTGCAGGCGCATCTTCTAACGCAGGTGTGATTTATTTCTTAAGTTTTCTTGCGTTGATTAGTGTGAATTTAGGCATAATGAATTTATTTCCGTTGCCAGTTTTAGATGGTGGACATCTCGTATTTTTGGCGGCGGAAGCTATCAAAGGAAAACCTGTTTCAGAACGGGTACAAAATTTAAGTTATCGTATAGGGCTCATAATCTTGTTAATTCAAACAATTTTTGTGCTTTTTAATGATTTCTTACGTTTATAA
- a CDS encoding phosphatidate cytidylyltransferase has product MLKERVLSAIVLIALVLCALFLFTPFYFALALGFVATLGIWEWAQFARFKNPLARLCIAAFLGAFIFLWLYNEGNYLDAGRVFENYLPLLLLNSVGWWALALVLVVTYPSSAKFWGKNIPLQLLFAFSTLIPFVAAVLRLRLDNYTADPHHGLFLLLYVFVLVWAADSGAYFAGRAFGKHKLAPKVSPGKTWQGVFGGMITAAVLAFVFIHFSGETLLGSRAMSGFIVLSVATVAISVLGDLAESMFKRESGIKDSSQLIPGHGGILDRIDSLTAAVPFFTYFYFFVL; this is encoded by the coding sequence ATGCTTAAAGAACGTGTATTATCAGCCATTGTGTTGATTGCTTTGGTATTATGTGCCTTGTTCTTATTTACCCCATTTTATTTTGCCCTAGCCCTAGGCTTTGTGGCGACGCTTGGTATCTGGGAGTGGGCTCAATTTGCTCGTTTTAAAAATCCTTTAGCACGCCTTTGTATCGCGGCATTTTTAGGTGCATTTATTTTCCTTTGGCTTTATAACGAAGGTAATTATTTGGATGCGGGTCGGGTATTTGAAAACTACTTACCGTTGTTATTGCTAAACTCTGTCGGTTGGTGGGCACTTGCATTGGTGTTAGTGGTGACTTATCCAAGTTCAGCGAAGTTTTGGGGCAAAAATATTCCTTTACAACTCTTGTTTGCGTTTTCTACGTTGATTCCTTTTGTTGCCGCCGTCTTACGTCTACGTTTAGATAATTACACTGCTGATCCACATCATGGTTTATTCTTATTACTATATGTATTTGTATTAGTATGGGCAGCTGACTCAGGTGCATATTTTGCTGGACGAGCTTTTGGTAAGCACAAACTTGCACCGAAAGTATCACCTGGGAAAACATGGCAAGGCGTATTTGGTGGCATGATCACTGCAGCTGTATTGGCATTTGTATTTATCCATTTCTCAGGTGAAACCTTATTAGGTAGTCGTGCAATGAGTGGTTTTATTGTGCTTTCTGTGGCAACAGTGGCTATTTCTGTATTGGGTGACTTAGCCGAAAGTATGTTTAAACGTGAATCAGGCATTAAAGACAGTAGTCAATTAATTCCAGGCCATGGCGGTATTTTAGATCGTATTGATAGCTTAACAGCCGCAGTACCATTCTTCACATACTTCTATTTCTTTGTGTTATAG
- the bamA gene encoding outer membrane protein assembly factor BamA produces MKKLLIASLLFGTTTSVFAAPFVAKDIRVDGAQGDLEQQILASLPVRSGQRVTDKDVANIVRSLFVSGQFDDVKAFQDGDALVVSVIAKPIISEVNIKGNSVIPTEALKQNLDANGFKSGDVLNRAKLEEFAKTLREHYKSVGRYNAKVDPIVTTLPNNRAEITLQIDEDDTAKLRSVTFNGNEVISSSKLQEQMELQPDSWWKLWGNKFDGSQFDKDIQAIQDYYQNNGYAKARVTKTDVQLNEEHTKADVTIDVSEGEKYNLSSARIVGNLGGMANELQPLLSELHLNDTFRRSDVQYVESLIKDKLGERGYGSATVNTVPTFDDANKTLALTFVVDAGRRLSVRQVRFEGNTVSADSTLRQEMRQQEGTWYNSQLVELGKVRLDRTGFFESVENRIEPIQGSNDEVDVVYKVRERNTGSINFGIGYGTESGISYQASVKQDNFLGTGAAVSLAGTRNDYGTSVNLGYTEPYFTKDGVSLGGNVFYETYDNSKSDTSSTYKRTTYGGNVTLGFPVNENNSYYVGLGYTYNKISNFAYEYNRDLYMKSMNLTGNSIKTNDFDFSFGWNYNSLNRGYFPTKGVKASLGGRVTIPGSDNKYYKLSAELQGFYPLDRDHRWVLSGKATASYANGLGGKRVPFYQLYTAGGIGSLRGFAYGAVGPNAIYQDKYHQWYQSTDVVGGNAMATASVELIVPTPFVGDKSQNSVRTSLFVDAASVWNTKWKSDKEGLKSSPIYATLPDYSKAGRVRASTGVAFQWQSPIGPLVFSYAKPIKKYENDDVEQFQFSIGGSF; encoded by the coding sequence ATGAAAAAACTTCTAATCGCAAGTTTATTATTCGGTACTACAACGAGTGTATTTGCGGCACCCTTTGTAGCAAAAGACATTCGTGTTGACGGTGCTCAAGGAGACTTAGAACAGCAAATTCTAGCAAGCCTTCCTGTTCGTAGTGGTCAGCGTGTAACGGATAAAGATGTAGCCAATATTGTACGTTCATTATTCGTAAGTGGACAGTTTGATGATGTTAAAGCTTTCCAGGATGGCGATGCATTAGTTGTGAGCGTTATTGCGAAACCAATCATTTCTGAAGTGAATATTAAAGGTAATTCAGTTATTCCAACAGAAGCATTAAAACAAAACCTTGATGCAAATGGTTTCAAGAGTGGTGATGTTTTAAATCGTGCGAAATTAGAAGAGTTTGCGAAAACCTTAAGAGAACATTATAAGAGTGTAGGTCGTTATAATGCGAAAGTTGATCCGATCGTGACAACTTTACCAAATAACCGCGCAGAAATTACGCTTCAAATTGATGAAGATGATACGGCAAAACTTCGTTCAGTGACTTTTAATGGAAATGAAGTGATTTCTAGCAGTAAGTTACAAGAACAAATGGAGCTTCAACCAGATTCTTGGTGGAAACTTTGGGGGAATAAGTTTGATGGTTCTCAGTTTGATAAAGATATTCAAGCTATCCAAGATTACTACCAAAATAATGGTTATGCCAAAGCTAGAGTGACAAAAACAGATGTTCAATTAAATGAAGAACATACAAAAGCAGATGTGACTATTGATGTAAGTGAAGGTGAAAAATACAATTTAAGTTCTGCTCGTATTGTTGGTAACTTAGGTGGTATGGCTAATGAGTTACAACCATTATTAAGTGAACTTCACTTAAATGATACTTTCAGACGTTCAGATGTACAATACGTAGAAAGCTTAATTAAAGATAAATTAGGTGAACGTGGTTACGGTAGTGCAACAGTGAATACTGTACCAACTTTTGATGATGCAAATAAAACATTAGCATTAACCTTTGTAGTTGATGCAGGACGTCGTTTATCTGTACGTCAAGTTCGTTTTGAAGGTAATACGGTTTCTGCAGATAGCACATTGCGTCAAGAAATGCGTCAGCAAGAAGGGACTTGGTATAACTCACAATTAGTTGAGTTAGGTAAAGTACGTTTAGATAGAACAGGCTTCTTTGAGAGCGTAGAAAATCGTATTGAACCAATTCAAGGTTCTAATGATGAAGTAGATGTCGTATATAAAGTAAGAGAACGTAATACTGGTAGTATTAACTTTGGTATCGGTTATGGTACAGAGAGTGGTATCAGCTATCAAGCAAGTGTGAAACAAGATAACTTCTTGGGAACTGGTGCCGCGGTAAGTTTAGCCGGTACACGTAATGACTATGGTACAAGTGTAAATTTGGGTTATACAGAACCATACTTTACTAAAGATGGGGTAAGTTTAGGTGGAAACGTATTCTATGAAACTTACGATAACTCGAAAAGTGATACTTCATCAACCTATAAACGTACAACTTACGGTGGTAATGTCACATTAGGATTCCCTGTTAATGAGAACAACTCATATTATGTGGGATTAGGTTATACTTATAATAAAATCAGTAACTTCGCGTATGAATACAACCGTGATTTATACATGAAGTCAATGAATTTAACTGGAAACTCAATCAAAACTAATGATTTTGATTTCTCATTTGGTTGGAACTACAACAGCCTAAACCGTGGCTATTTCCCAACTAAAGGGGTAAAAGCAAGTTTAGGTGGTCGTGTCACCATTCCTGGATCTGACAATAAATATTATAAATTAAGTGCTGAGCTTCAAGGCTTCTACCCATTAGATCGTGATCATCGTTGGGTATTATCAGGAAAAGCAACCGCTTCTTATGCAAATGGCCTAGGCGGTAAACGTGTACCGTTCTATCAACTTTATACGGCAGGTGGTATCGGTTCATTACGTGGTTTTGCTTATGGTGCGGTAGGCCCTAATGCGATTTATCAAGATAAATATCACCAATGGTATCAAAGTACAGATGTCGTTGGTGGTAACGCGATGGCTACAGCAAGCGTGGAACTTATTGTTCCAACCCCATTTGTTGGAGATAAAAGCCAAAATAGCGTAAGAACCTCACTTTTCGTTGATGCAGCGAGCGTTTGGAATACAAAATGGAAATCAGATAAAGAAGGCTTAAAATCATCTCCGATTTATGCAACATTACCTGATTACAGTAAAGCAGGTCGAGTCCGTGCTTCAACTGGTGTCGCTTTCCAATGGCAATCACCAATTGGACCATTGGTATTCTCTTACGCGAAACCAATCAAAAAATATGAAAATGATGATGTAGAACAATTCCAATTTAGTATTGGTGGTTCTTTCTAA